A single genomic interval of Romboutsia ilealis harbors:
- a CDS encoding phage major capsid protein, whose amino-acid sequence MKALIEKRAKLMAELDAMEVELETRTAEQADVEKMQTKIAKVKEIDAQIELQKETRNLKNTKEMKVEETNMETRAMLLEGKEVELRDMTKSNVKGEQVQNGTLVTDRAKELGLKDFARIEKFNGNSIVPVQKSKMGKLVKASELTEISKKDVLVEQVDLRPEKYALLTVVSEELMNDASYDVEGLIREEGNQAIDETVESMIATTLNTAEGVVDVNQKASGVIALEDVTNLYFGLNAKYRKNAIFVVNDEHLKGLAGLVGTDGHPILVRDLVNGMQFKLMGRPVVVCEDITDMMFVDMEKAVVCGIGTNAQVKRSDDAFFTTGGVVFRTTVALDCKPAIVKAIAKLKFVG is encoded by the coding sequence ATGAAAGCACTTATAGAAAAAAGAGCCAAATTAATGGCTGAATTAGATGCTATGGAAGTAGAGCTAGAAACAAGAACAGCTGAACAAGCTGATGTAGAAAAAATGCAAACAAAAATAGCAAAAGTAAAAGAAATAGATGCTCAAATAGAGCTACAAAAAGAAACTAGAAATTTAAAAAATACAAAAGAAATGAAAGTAGAGGAAACAAATATGGAAACTAGAGCAATGTTATTAGAAGGAAAAGAAGTAGAATTAAGGGATATGACTAAATCAAATGTAAAAGGTGAACAAGTTCAAAATGGTACATTAGTTACAGATAGAGCAAAAGAATTAGGATTAAAAGATTTTGCTAGAATAGAAAAATTCAATGGTAATTCAATAGTACCTGTACAAAAATCTAAAATGGGTAAACTTGTTAAGGCATCTGAATTAACTGAAATATCTAAGAAAGATGTTTTAGTTGAACAAGTAGACTTAAGACCAGAAAAATATGCTTTATTAACAGTTGTATCAGAAGAATTAATGAATGATGCATCATATGATGTTGAGGGATTAATAAGAGAAGAAGGAAATCAAGCTATAGATGAAACTGTAGAAAGTATGATAGCTACAACTTTAAATACAGCAGAAGGTGTTGTAGATGTTAATCAAAAAGCATCTGGAGTTATAGCTTTAGAAGATGTTACTAACTTATACTTTGGATTAAATGCTAAATATAGAAAGAATGCTATATTCGTAGTAAATGATGAACACTTAAAAGGATTAGCAGGATTAGTTGGTACTGATGGGCATCCAATACTAGTTAGAGATTTAGTAAATGGAATGCAATTTAAATTAATGGGTAGACCTGTTGTTGTATGTGAAGATATAACAGATATGATGTTTGTTGATATGGAAAAAGCTGTAGTTTGTGGAATAGGAACAAATGCACAAGTTAAGCGTTCAGATGATGCTTTCTTTACTACAGGTGGAGTTGTATTTAGAACAACTGTAGCTTTAGACTGTAAACCAGCTATAGTTAAAGCAATAGCTAAGTTAAAGTTTGTAGGTTAA
- a CDS encoding HNH endonuclease, with translation MVIILYTLCKDCNTKVPYGTTRCKECDSKFNEERNKRNNRNRYVRDKANEDAIRMFYVSTDWRNKRQEIIKLYDNHCAICRALGRYTEGLDVHHIVSLLKDFDKRLEDNNLILVCVDCHRELHRDNIDNEIKLNKYIKQKINSDKFTKKLLGIEK, from the coding sequence GTGGTTATTATCCTTTATACACTTTGTAAGGATTGTAATACTAAAGTTCCATATGGTACTACTAGATGCAAAGAATGTGATAGTAAGTTTAATGAGGAACGAAACAAGAGAAACAATAGGAATAGATATGTAAGAGATAAGGCTAATGAAGATGCTATAAGAATGTTTTATGTATCTACAGATTGGAGAAATAAAAGGCAAGAGATTATAAAACTATATGATAATCATTGTGCAATATGTAGAGCTTTAGGAAGATATACAGAAGGTTTAGATGTACATCATATAGTTTCATTGCTTAAAGACTTTGATAAGAGATTAGAAGATAATAATCTAATATTAGTTTGTGTTGATTGTCATAGAGAGTTACACAGAGATAATATTGATAATGAAATTAAATTAAATAAATATATAAAACAAAAGATTAATAGTGATAAGTTCACAAAGAAATTATTAGGTATTGAAAAATAA
- a CDS encoding head-tail connector protein, translating to MFSIKDIDLDFMKNYLRVELEFEDDDNEIEIFMYVAKEYLKQVCGLSEDEYLQANTLVPAYLILVSEMYEYRSAMVQSNTKANPLIQRYINTSRKFF from the coding sequence ATGTTTAGTATTAAAGATATAGATTTAGATTTTATGAAAAATTATCTTAGAGTTGAATTAGAATTTGAAGATGATGATAATGAAATAGAAATATTTATGTATGTTGCTAAAGAATATTTAAAACAAGTCTGTGGACTTTCAGAAGATGAATATTTACAAGCAAATACACTAGTTCCTGCTTATTTAATTTTAGTTAGTGAAATGTATGAATACCGAAGTGCTATGGTGCAATCAAATACTAAAGCTAACCCATTGATACAAAGATATATAAATACCAGCAGAAAGTTCTTTTAG
- a CDS encoding phage portal protein, translating into MGIFDKFTRSETVPMDSENINTGNVLNIEFNGFSKSNRDIALKLSALYSGTNLISETIASLPIYKYKIEKDGSKVRVNEKINYLLNRSCNGFITSFDLKDTIIKSAILEGNGFALIVRNDNFEIEKLIPLKKSEVELRQINGTDEYMYKITKENYQGEYQYFEVINLALNSEDGVNGKGILELGKEVIGLGNAQSKFIGATLTNGSYMKGLLTTPNNLSPEQRENLSQKIKSFFSGGNSGRVLVLPDDLKYQNISLSPADVELLKMQEFNISEIARLLKISPHMIGGAEKSGNYGNLEQSNLQFLQYTLLPYIRRIEEICNMQLLTEEEKESGNYFYEFNISNLLRTNRKDEIEYYTRALDAGVYSINEVRNKLNENRVEGLDVHTLSKFNSIVRDGQVINTIMNQTINEKTNEYEEKNTSEEN; encoded by the coding sequence ATGGGAATATTTGATAAATTCACAAGAAGTGAAACTGTTCCAATGGATAGTGAAAATATAAATACAGGAAATGTATTAAATATAGAATTTAATGGATTTTCAAAAAGTAATAGAGATATAGCTTTAAAACTAAGTGCATTATATTCTGGAACTAATTTAATATCAGAAACTATTGCTAGTTTACCAATCTATAAATATAAGATTGAAAAAGATGGTTCTAAGGTAAGAGTTAATGAGAAAATAAACTATTTATTAAATAGGTCGTGTAATGGATTTATAACTTCATTCGATTTAAAGGATACAATTATAAAATCAGCTATATTAGAAGGCAATGGTTTTGCACTAATAGTTAGAAATGATAATTTTGAAATAGAAAAACTAATTCCTTTAAAGAAATCAGAAGTTGAACTAAGACAAATAAATGGTACAGATGAATATATGTACAAGATAACTAAGGAAAATTATCAAGGTGAATATCAATATTTTGAGGTTATAAACTTAGCTTTAAATAGTGAAGATGGTGTAAATGGAAAAGGTATTTTAGAGCTAGGAAAAGAAGTCATAGGTCTAGGGAATGCGCAATCAAAATTTATTGGTGCTACTCTTACTAATGGTTCTTATATGAAAGGTTTATTAACTACACCTAACAACTTATCTCCAGAGCAAAGAGAAAATTTATCACAAAAGATTAAAAGTTTCTTTAGTGGTGGAAATTCTGGGAGAGTGCTAGTACTACCAGATGATTTAAAATACCAGAATATAAGTTTATCACCAGCTGATGTAGAACTATTGAAGATGCAAGAGTTTAATATATCAGAAATAGCAAGATTATTAAAGATTTCACCACATATGATTGGTGGAGCAGAAAAGTCTGGTAACTATGGTAATCTTGAACAATCAAATCTACAGTTCTTACAATATACATTATTACCTTATATTAGAAGGATTGAAGAAATATGTAATATGCAGTTACTTACAGAAGAAGAAAAAGAAAGTGGAAATTATTTCTACGAGTTTAATATAAGTAACCTATTGAGAACTAATAGAAAAGATGAAATTGAGTATTACACTAGAGCATTAGATGCAGGTGTATATTCTATAAATGAAGTTAGGAATAAACTAAATGAAAATAGAGTTGAAGGTTTAGATGTACATACATTATCTAAATTCAATTCAATAGTTCGTGATGGTCAAGTAATAAATACTATTATGAACCAAACTATTAATGAAAAAACAAATGAATATGAAGAAAAGAACACTAGTGAAGAAAACTAG
- a CDS encoding phage tail tape measure protein, which yields MSEVINNLLVELSLDSKDFESGLKDVNRATKQMETAFNASKKALALSEKGIEDYTKAVNAGENVLKQYENKLDALNKAYVEQQDKLKSYKKEFDELPSKIADAEKKLQDLAQTVGTGSKEYKDAEKELQKYQQKLDGMDRTLSSAVSGLRSFENQIAQTENKMTSASKEIGQLKDELSKLDNVDVDNLSSMFDDLDIGDFTGQIDGLDSGLDLLSLGAKGAGLALAGMFTASIIDGTKSFDKAITDLEINLGVTEKQAESLHKKIKDFSDGGYDVGSISEGVELLSQTMSLTDEEMEKVTKGMSIMNDRGYETSDMVRFMQMAYNNWGMSAEDALGMIIRGQQEGMNIAGDMMDTFLEYTPIFSQFGVDGKQAFALISQAMKDTGMDSDKVADMMKEVFLTITDGSDASKEALASVGVDVDDLKSRIDSGEITMVDAFNEVNKAILSVGDETKRAQALQDIYKGTVEYGNQTVLESWLNVKDGALDTAGAIDEVTGAYEGSYQASQQDFSNSWNELKETIGSGVLPILTTVMDTFNLLFSSVGLGVSNVVLNVQTMANQIKAFFQEIQISILETFVNNPIAEKLFPGMEERLETAKQQHEETINYIQENERKLAENSKLSNEIYKGSKEQTYNDTKNIADQKTKETADIIDKNTKDGASKAKANMDAMKTDVENSLSGLGNIALTETGEIPKATKANLDASALVIKQFGTDAYLGVKTSFSKLEESAKQSMTNLYKGVSTSMSKTKTNVMQDATGMYNQSKKSFSALEQSAKSSFSSLYNGCSNSMKKLKNNVIADWNSIRNTLSKGITGKVTVTRATVYQTSTQALTQAMNERMAGLSRNSVDFYGARYKPSQVVSTTGGASTASSRTNDRMYEEIKTQNKLLTKMLDVLMSERTTVVENTINLDGRAVAKGTAKYINEEINTSKTRSARLAGGVGF from the coding sequence ATGAGTGAAGTTATAAATAATTTGCTTGTAGAACTTTCATTAGATAGCAAAGATTTTGAAAGTGGTTTAAAAGATGTTAATAGAGCAACGAAACAAATGGAAACAGCATTTAATGCAAGTAAGAAAGCATTAGCTTTAAGTGAAAAAGGTATAGAAGATTATACTAAAGCTGTTAATGCTGGAGAAAATGTATTAAAGCAATATGAAAATAAATTAGATGCTTTAAATAAAGCATATGTAGAACAGCAAGATAAACTAAAGAGCTATAAGAAAGAATTTGATGAACTACCATCTAAAATAGCTGATGCTGAAAAGAAATTACAAGATTTAGCACAAACAGTAGGAACAGGTTCTAAAGAATATAAAGATGCAGAGAAAGAACTTCAAAAGTACCAGCAAAAACTAGATGGTATGGACAGAACACTTTCAAGTGCTGTATCTGGTTTAAGAAGTTTTGAAAATCAAATAGCACAGACTGAAAATAAGATGACATCAGCATCTAAAGAAATCGGACAGCTAAAAGATGAATTATCTAAGTTAGATAATGTTGATGTTGATAATTTATCATCTATGTTCGATGATTTGGATATAGGAGATTTCACAGGTCAAATAGATGGTTTAGATAGTGGATTAGATTTATTATCATTAGGAGCTAAAGGAGCAGGTTTAGCACTAGCAGGAATGTTCACAGCATCCATAATAGATGGTACAAAGAGTTTCGATAAGGCTATAACGGATTTAGAAATAAATCTAGGAGTGACAGAAAAACAAGCTGAAAGCCTTCATAAGAAGATAAAAGATTTTTCTGATGGAGGATATGATGTTGGTAGTATATCAGAAGGTGTTGAATTACTAAGTCAAACTATGAGCCTTACTGATGAAGAAATGGAAAAAGTAACTAAAGGTATGTCTATAATGAACGATAGAGGATATGAAACATCTGATATGGTTCGTTTTATGCAAATGGCTTATAATAATTGGGGAATGTCAGCAGAAGATGCATTAGGTATGATTATAAGAGGACAGCAAGAAGGAATGAATATTGCTGGAGATATGATGGACACATTCTTAGAATATACACCAATATTTAGTCAATTCGGTGTAGATGGTAAACAAGCATTTGCATTAATATCACAAGCTATGAAAGATACAGGTATGGATAGTGATAAAGTAGCTGATATGATGAAAGAAGTATTTCTTACTATCACAGATGGTTCTGATGCTAGTAAAGAAGCATTAGCTAGTGTTGGAGTAGATGTAGATGATTTAAAATCAAGAATTGATAGTGGCGAAATTACTATGGTAGATGCTTTTAATGAAGTAAATAAAGCTATACTAAGTGTGGGTGATGAAACAAAAAGAGCACAAGCACTTCAAGATATATATAAAGGAACGGTAGAATATGGAAATCAAACAGTATTAGAAAGCTGGTTAAATGTTAAAGATGGTGCTTTAGATACAGCAGGAGCTATAGATGAAGTAACAGGTGCTTATGAAGGAAGTTATCAAGCATCACAGCAAGATTTTAGTAACAGTTGGAATGAGTTAAAAGAAACTATTGGTAGTGGTGTATTACCTATATTAACTACTGTTATGGACACTTTCAATTTATTATTTTCATCTGTAGGTTTAGGTGTAAGTAATGTAGTATTAAACGTTCAAACTATGGCTAATCAAATAAAAGCATTTTTCCAAGAAATTCAGATAAGTATATTAGAAACATTTGTTAATAATCCAATAGCCGAAAAGTTATTTCCAGGGATGGAAGAAAGACTTGAAACAGCAAAGCAACAACATGAAGAAACTATAAATTACATTCAAGAAAATGAAAGAAAGTTAGCTGAAAATTCTAAATTAAGTAATGAAATTTACAAAGGAAGTAAAGAACAAACTTATAATGATACAAAGAATATAGCAGACCAAAAGACTAAAGAAACAGCTGATATAATAGATAAAAATACAAAAGATGGAGCTAGTAAAGCGAAAGCTAATATGGATGCTATGAAAACTGATGTTGAAAATAGTTTATCTGGATTGGGAAATATAGCATTAACTGAAACAGGTGAAATACCAAAGGCTACTAAAGCTAATTTAGATGCATCAGCATTAGTTATAAAGCAATTTGGTACTGATGCATATTTAGGTGTAAAAACTAGTTTTAGTAAATTAGAAGAAAGTGCTAAACAAAGTATGACTAATTTATATAAAGGTGTAAGCACTTCTATGTCAAAAACTAAGACTAATGTTATGCAAGATGCTACAGGTATGTATAATCAAAGTAAGAAGAGTTTTAGTGCTTTAGAACAATCAGCTAAAAGTTCATTTAGTTCATTATACAATGGTTGTTCAAATTCTATGAAAAAACTGAAAAATAATGTTATAGCAGATTGGAATAGTATCAGAAATACTTTATCAAAAGGCATAACAGGGAAGGTTACTGTAACTAGAGCTACAGTATATCAAACATCTACACAGGCATTAACACAAGCTATGAATGAACGTATGGCTGGTTTAAGTAGAAATAGTGTAGATTTCTATGGAGCAAGATATAAACCATCACAGGTTGTGTCAACAACAGGTGGAGCATCTACAGCTAGTTCAAGAACTAATGATAGAATGTATGAGGAAATAAAAACTCAAAATAAATTATTAACTAAAATGTTAGATGTGCTAATGAGCGAAAGAACTACTGTAGTTGAAAATACAATTAACTTAGATGGTAGAGCTGTAGCAAAAGGAACAGCAAAATATATAAATGAAGAAATAAATACCTCTAAAACTAGAAGTGCAAGACTAGCTGGAGGAGTAGGATTTTAA
- a CDS encoding phage head closure protein, producing the protein MFNIGELREILQIHKEVKVADKNTGMSVKKLQKLYRLRCKKKVQSSKEYIFANKDMESQTVKFLIFSRRDIYLDNVVIYKNEQYNIKHISPYGNGYVELICEIRR; encoded by the coding sequence ATGTTTAATATAGGCGAGTTAAGAGAAATATTACAAATTCACAAAGAAGTAAAAGTAGCAGATAAGAACACAGGAATGAGTGTAAAAAAACTTCAAAAATTATATCGTTTAAGATGTAAAAAGAAAGTTCAATCATCTAAAGAATATATATTTGCTAATAAAGACATGGAAAGTCAAACTGTAAAGTTTCTAATATTTAGTAGAAGAGATATATATTTAGATAATGTAGTTATTTATAAAAATGAACAATACAATATAAAGCATATAAGTCCATATGGAAATGGATATGTTGAGCTTATATGTGAAATAAGAAGGTAG
- a CDS encoding NUMOD3 domain-containing DNA-binding protein, producing the protein MKKKYYVYMHLYQDKPVYIGKGSVNYSKCKTKGGYDCRANNKTNRRSQEYLDFIKMVGKENIEVKIIARFDNEEDALWLEEELHKVHKDLFSMVTRGEMHPLYNKPRSVSTRQKLSKANKGANNPRARKVIMLDKINNKHIRIFDCIVDALEYLDCTTNNTSNITKCCTGEGLTALGYKWMYLEDYENKTELYYKIINNKSDVKRSNNHNARKIIMLDKNIDVVIKQFDCITDAIDYLQKGNTTNLSACCRGKQKTAFGYRWMYADDYLKLNKFKEIA; encoded by the coding sequence ATGAAGAAAAAATATTATGTATATATGCATCTATATCAAGACAAACCTGTTTACATAGGTAAAGGTAGCGTTAACTATAGCAAATGTAAAACTAAAGGTGGATATGATTGCAGAGCAAATAATAAGACAAATAGAAGAAGTCAAGAATACTTAGATTTCATTAAAATGGTTGGTAAGGAAAATATAGAGGTTAAAATAATAGCTAGATTTGATAACGAAGAAGATGCTTTATGGCTGGAAGAAGAATTACATAAGGTTCATAAAGACTTATTTAGTATGGTTACTAGAGGTGAAATGCATCCTTTGTATAATAAACCGAGAAGTGTATCAACTAGACAAAAACTAAGTAAAGCCAATAAAGGTGCTAATAATCCCAGAGCTAGAAAAGTGATTATGTTAGATAAAATAAACAACAAACATATTAGAATATTTGATTGCATAGTAGATGCATTGGAGTATTTAGATTGTACTACCAATAACACATCAAATATAACGAAGTGTTGTACAGGGGAAGGATTAACAGCTTTAGGTTATAAGTGGATGTATCTGGAAGATTATGAAAATAAGACCGAGTTATATTATAAAATAATCAATAATAAATCAGATGTAAAAAGAAGTAATAATCATAATGCCAGAAAAATAATAATGCTGGATAAAAATATAGATGTAGTTATAAAACAGTTCGATTGTATAACGGATGCTATAGATTATTTACAAAAAGGAAATACAACAAATCTAAGTGCTTGTTGTAGAGGTAAGCAAAAAACAGCATTTGGTTATAGATGGATGTATGCTGATGATTATTTAAAACTAAATAAATTTAAAGAGATAGCTTAA
- a CDS encoding major tail protein, protein MAKIGQIGLSGLHLAKRNELTNEVDTDTTISVAGLVTAEVEIETVSENIYADDVVAEVIASGFSSGTVTMELLGLSMEEYALISGQEIVDGVVADNSNVLSPVLAMTFKSQKSNGTYRYVSLPQVKANIKGESFTTKEDGVEIANVEIEFSIIPMAETGIWRVRADQDACKNTEFLNTFLTTFPENVPTPLEMLKNKK, encoded by the coding sequence ATGGCAAAAATAGGTCAAATAGGTTTAAGTGGTTTACACTTAGCTAAAAGAAATGAGTTAACTAATGAAGTAGATACAGACACAACAATATCTGTAGCTGGTTTAGTTACAGCAGAAGTTGAAATAGAAACTGTAAGTGAAAATATATATGCTGATGATGTCGTTGCAGAAGTAATAGCATCTGGTTTCAGTTCTGGAACAGTAACTATGGAACTTTTAGGTTTATCAATGGAAGAGTATGCATTAATTTCTGGACAAGAAATAGTTGATGGAGTTGTAGCAGATAATTCAAATGTATTATCACCTGTGCTAGCAATGACATTTAAGTCACAAAAATCTAATGGTACTTATAGATATGTATCTTTACCGCAAGTTAAAGCTAATATAAAAGGTGAAAGTTTTACTACAAAAGAAGATGGTGTTGAAATAGCTAATGTAGAAATAGAGTTCTCTATAATACCAATGGCTGAAACAGGGATATGGAGGGTTCGAGCAGACCAAGATGCTTGTAAGAATACAGAGTTCTTAAATACATTCCTAACTACATTCCCAGAAAATGTACCAACACCTTTAGAAATGTTAAAAAATAAAAAGTAG
- a CDS encoding HK97-gp10 family putative phage morphogenesis protein, with translation MSLQFDLSSLTKKLSELEKKVQKDVAKKALLAGVEPMEDALKSASPVDTGELRDNIKSAKKIKTKKGRTTIDVGVTGDNRKIVERAYYNHFGSRGRAGTYFMNDGFKKGLNPAQEKIIEVLKKELR, from the coding sequence ATGAGTTTACAATTTGATTTATCAAGTTTAACTAAGAAACTATCAGAGCTTGAAAAGAAAGTTCAAAAAGATGTAGCTAAGAAAGCATTATTAGCTGGAGTAGAGCCAATGGAAGATGCTTTAAAGAGTGCATCACCTGTAGATACAGGAGAATTAAGAGATAATATAAAGAGTGCTAAGAAGATAAAAACTAAAAAAGGTAGAACCACAATAGATGTTGGAGTTACAGGAGATAATCGAAAGATTGTAGAACGTGCTTATTATAATCATTTTGGTTCTAGAGGTAGAGCTGGAACATATTTTATGAATGATGGTTTTAAGAAAGGTTTAAATCCAGCACAAGAAAAAATAATAGAAGTTTTAAAGAAGGAGTTAAGATAA
- a CDS encoding tail assembly chaperone, whose product MQKIKINNKEYKISFNFGVIKGVCKECKCTTPEMIARLADGDLDVISSVLYHGIKFNHPEFEQSEVDTLNLLELFASFNVVGQLMNDAMPQDNKPKKTVTKKK is encoded by the coding sequence ATGCAAAAAATAAAAATAAACAATAAAGAATATAAAATATCATTTAACTTTGGAGTTATAAAAGGTGTATGTAAAGAATGTAAATGTACAACACCAGAAATGATAGCAAGATTAGCTGACGGTGATTTAGATGTTATATCTAGTGTTTTATATCATGGTATAAAATTCAATCATCCAGAGTTCGAGCAATCAGAAGTAGATACATTAAATTTACTAGAACTATTTGCTAGTTTTAATGTTGTTGGTCAATTAATGAATGATGCAATGCCACAGGATAATAAGCCAAAAAAAACAGTAACGAAGAAGAAATAG
- a CDS encoding terminase large subunit, whose amino-acid sequence MNISAYAKAYKYAQDVVSGKVVAGKYIIKQCKHFLDMVNNKDSEYYKTYFVDMKVVKKIDGIVQLSNFATGEFAGKSCYKHIAGYQWFILINLYAIFHRDKPYKRRYEKACVFIARKNAKTWLVSMFMLLALIFEPDYAQLVAGANTRDQASILFDEIKKTLEVSPLLLKHFTVRKDKIICKMNNNILFPIAGEARNTDGKLVSVGCVDEYGSARDSSIYDSLQTSMLSTINRLLFTISTGYPYPNNPMKDQIEYGKKVLDEIIIDDRFFLMCYELDEDDDWIDETVWIKSNPLQATSELGMEFLRGECKMALEMSSKQTSFRTKNLNQWLQSAGEDKYMDFDLWKKCRVDKIDFKGKEVIVGIDASLTTDLTAISIMFKENNKYYIKSIGFLPEESLKNRREKFDYRLSAEMGECHITDGYIVDYNYLEEYIRNIPSIYGCTIKEICYDSYNMTQTAQRLADTFDVVEIKQNYYNLSHPTKTFREQVYLKNVYYEKSSLFDWCMSNCSTVKDKSENEMITKKNKNNMRIDLVASTIFAFKQAYALEEKPKFNIDDIFMI is encoded by the coding sequence ATGAATATTAGTGCATATGCAAAAGCATATAAATATGCACAGGATGTAGTATCTGGTAAAGTTGTAGCTGGTAAATACATTATAAAACAATGTAAACACTTCTTAGATATGGTAAATAACAAAGATAGTGAATATTACAAAACGTATTTTGTAGATATGAAGGTAGTAAAAAAGATAGATGGAATAGTTCAATTATCAAATTTTGCTACAGGGGAATTTGCAGGTAAGTCTTGTTATAAGCACATAGCAGGTTACCAATGGTTTATATTAATAAACCTATATGCAATATTCCATAGAGATAAACCATATAAAAGAAGATATGAAAAGGCTTGTGTATTTATAGCTAGAAAAAATGCTAAAACGTGGTTAGTTTCAATGTTTATGTTATTAGCATTGATATTTGAACCAGATTATGCACAATTAGTAGCTGGAGCTAATACAAGAGACCAAGCAAGTATATTATTTGATGAAATAAAGAAAACATTAGAAGTATCACCTTTATTGTTGAAACATTTTACAGTACGAAAAGATAAAATAATATGTAAAATGAACAATAATATATTATTTCCAATAGCAGGTGAAGCAAGAAATACAGATGGAAAATTAGTATCTGTAGGTTGTGTAGATGAATATGGTAGTGCTAGAGATAGTTCTATATATGATAGTTTACAAACTTCTATGCTATCTACTATAAACAGATTATTATTTACAATTTCAACAGGATATCCATATCCAAATAATCCAATGAAAGACCAGATTGAATATGGGAAGAAAGTTTTAGATGAAATAATAATAGATGATAGATTTTTCTTAATGTGCTATGAATTGGATGAAGATGATGATTGGATAGATGAAACAGTTTGGATTAAATCCAATCCTTTACAGGCTACATCTGAATTAGGTATGGAGTTCTTAAGAGGTGAGTGTAAAATGGCACTTGAAATGAGTAGTAAACAAACATCTTTTAGAACAAAAAATCTTAATCAATGGTTGCAATCAGCTGGAGAAGATAAATATATGGACTTTGATTTATGGAAAAAGTGTAGAGTTGATAAGATTGATTTCAAAGGTAAAGAAGTTATAGTTGGTATAGATGCATCTTTAACAACCGATTTAACAGCAATAAGTATTATGTTTAAAGAAAATAACAAGTACTACATAAAATCAATAGGATTTCTACCAGAAGAAAGTTTGAAAAATCGTAGGGAAAAATTCGATTATAGACTTTCAGCTGAAATGGGTGAATGTCATATAACAGATGGATATATAGTAGATTATAACTATCTTGAAGAGTATATAAGAAATATACCTTCTATATATGGATGTACTATAAAAGAAATATGTTATGACAGCTACAATATGACACAAACAGCTCAAAGGTTAGCTGATACATTTGATGTAGTAGAGATAAAGCAGAATTATTACAATTTATCACATCCAACAAAGACATTTAGAGAACAAGTATATCTGAAAAATGTATACTATGAGAAATCAAGTTTATTTGATTGGTGTATGAGTAACTGTAGCACAGTTAAAGATAAATCAGAAAATGAAATGATAACTAAGAAAAATAAAAATAATATGAGGATAGACTTGGTTGCAAGTACAATATTTGCTTTCAAACAAGCATATGCACTTGAAGAAAAACCAAAATTTAATATTGACGATATATTTATGATTTAA